A genomic window from Triticum urartu cultivar G1812 chromosome 7, Tu2.1, whole genome shotgun sequence includes:
- the LOC125525265 gene encoding uncharacterized protein LOC125525265, translating into MKTVNTVFVGLTLLVLSSGMLMQASAELCSDSIVSPSCDGNGVSCKELCKRFIYIGKVTATCVPQGCKCTVCIPHD; encoded by the exons ATGAAGACAGTCAACACGGTGTTCGTGGGTCTTACTCTTTTGGTGCTATCCTCAG GCATGTTGATGCAGGCTTCAGCGGAGCTCTGCAGTGACTCGATAGTTTCGCCAAGTTGTGATGGCAATGGCGTCTCATGTAAGGAGCTATGCAAAAGGTTCATTTACATCGGCAAGGTCACTGCAACATGCGTTCCCCAGGGGTGTAAGTGCACGGTCTGCATACCACATGATTAA